Genomic window (Propionibacteriaceae bacterium ZF39):
GATGAGCCCGATCGTCAACGGCCCTGCGACGATACCCTCGGCAGCCCTCGCCTCGGTGGCGGCGCGTTCGGCGGCGTCGAGGGCCTGCCGCGCCCAGGGCAGGAACGCCGCCCCGGCGACCGTGACTTCGACGCGTCGGCTGGTGCGAGCGAAGAGTGCAACGCCCAACTCGGCTTCGAGTTTCGCGACCTGGTGGCTGAGGGCCGACTGGACGACGAAGCAGGCGCTGGCGGCGCGGGTGAAGTTGCGGTGCTCCGCCACCGCGAGGACATATCGGAGTTGCTGCAGTTCCACAGATCTATCTTCTATCCAGATCGCTATCATGAAAACAATATGTTTGATTGATGAGTGTGGTTGGGCGCAGGTTTGTATGACGACCACCACCGCTCCTGACGTCCGCACTTTCCCGGTGGCGACCACCGCGGTGACAGCAATGGTGCCGATGGTGTGGGGGACGACCTACCTGGTGACCACCACCTTCCTCCCGCCCGGCTATCCGCTGTTTGCGGCGCTGTTGCGGACTCTGCCGTCGGGGATCATCGCGATCGGACTGACCCGTGTCCTGCCCAGGGGGCGGTGGTGGTGGCGAGCCTTCGTCCTCGGGGTGTTGAATCTGGGCGCGTTCCAGCCCTTGCTGTTCGTCACGGCGGAGCGGCTGCCGGGTGGAGTTGCGGCGACTCTTGGGGCGATCCAGCCGCTCGTTGTGGCCGGACTCGCGGTGGCTGTGCTGGGCGAGACGCCCTCCTGGCGGCGTATCGGTTGGGGTTGCGCTGGGGTGGTCGGAGTCGGCCTGGTCGTTCTCGGGCCGACCGCAGCCCTTGACCCGATCGGCATCCTGGCCGGCCTGCTCGGCTCAGCGAGCGTGGCACTCGGCATTGTGCTGACCAAACGGTGGGGACGGCCGAAGGGCGTGGGGCCGCTGACCTACGCCGGCTGGCAGCTCGTTGCTGGCGGAGTGGTGATCCTGCCACTGACCCTGGCCCTGGAGGGCGTTCCTCCCCACATCGACCGACCCGCCATAAGGGCGTACCTCTGGCTGAGCCTGGTGGGTGGCCTGCTTGCGTACGCCCTGTGGTTCCGCGGCATCCATCGCCTTCCGGTGACCGCCCTGGCCCTCCTGGTGCTGATCTCACCGCTCACGGCCGCCATCCTCGGGGCGATGTTCGCGCACGAGCGATTCACCGTGGCGCAGACGATCGGGTTCGCGCTCGCGCTGATCGCTCTGGTGGCCGGCCAGCTCCCCGACAGGAACAAGAAAGCCCGCCCTGGCGAACCAGGACGGGCTTCCGATTGGGGTGAGTAACGGGACTCGAACCCGCAATTAGCCGTCGGTCCTACTGACGTGCTTACGCCCTTGTCAGAGCTGCAATCACTAGGTCTATGGCACGCACGGTACTACGGATTGTCTTTGAGCGCTAGTAGGCGTTGATAGGCAGTCACCAGCCGGTATGGTGCACGCATGGGGCACGCGAGACGCCGACGGAGCTGGGGCAAGTTGCGCAAATTGCCCTCGAAACGGTGGCAGGCGAGTTACGTCGGTCCCGACCTGGCGCGCCACCTCGCACCGGACACGTTCGATGACGAGGACGCCGCACGCGGTTGGCTGGCCCGTGAGCGGTCCCTCATCGAGAACGAACAGTGGACGCCCCCGGCAGAGCGGGCCAAGTTCAAGCGGACCTCGGGCTACACATTCGAGGAGTACGCGAACGAGTGGCTACCGAAGCGGCGCACGCGGACGGGGGAGAAGCTGAAACCTCGGACGCTGTCCGACTATCGGCGCTATCTCGATGACGACCTGTTGCCGGAGTTCGGCGCTCTGCCGCTGCGACAGGTCACGGTGGCCGCTGTCCAAGAATGGTTCGACGGCATGGACCCGGAGACGCCCACGCGACGAGCGCACGCCTACCAACTGCTGCGTGCAATCTGCACCACTGCGCACGAGGAAGGGCTGATGACCAGCAACCCCTGCACCATCAGCGGGGGAGGGCGTACGAACCGCGCCAAGCGCATCAGGCCCGCGACCCCGGCCGAGTTCCTGGCTATTGCCAACAACATGCCGGAGCGTCTGCGCATGGCGGTCCTGCTCGGTGGCTGGTGCGCGCTGCGTTATGGCGAGATTGCCGAGCTGCGCCGCAAGGACGTGGACACTAAGAACGGAGTCGTGAGGATTGCTCGCGGCGTCACATGGCCCATGACCCGCGACGAGGCCACCGGCAAGCTGACCGGGTCCGCGGTCGTGAGCACGCCCAAGTCCGAGGCCGGGGACCGTGAGGTGCACGTGCCCCCGCACCTGGTGGCCGAGCTTGCCGAGCACGTCAAGAAGCACGCCGACCCCGGGCGTAATGGTCTGCTGTTCCCCAACTCCACCGGCGGACATATCCACCCGCGGACATTCGGTTGGCGATTCCACCAGGCCCGCAAAGAGGCGGGTCGGCCGGACCTCCGATTCCACGATTTGCGCCATAGCTCCGCAGTTCTGGCCGCTATGTCGGGAGCCACTATCAAGGAGCTCATGAGCCGATTGGGGCACAGCACGCCTGCTGCCGCTATGCGCTATCAGCACGCGGCCGAGGGTCGGGATAGGGCGATTGCCGCGGCCATGTCCAAGTTTGCACAGAACGAATAGCACTGCTCATTGATGCTAGGCTGAACGCACAAGTAAAGAGCCGTGCAGCTAACGCCGCAGTGCGGGCCACACGGAGGTAAGCCGCCACCGAGCGTAATCCCTGCCGTCCCTGGGCCCCCGAAACGCGGGTGAGCGGTAAGATCACGCCCCGGAACCTGACCTGGTCTAGGGGGAATGGCCCTCCTGAGCGGGGAACCGAGCAGCGCAATGATTCCAGACGAGTCGTTGCGTGCTCGGTTTTTGTGTTTGAAGGGACCAGTCTTTCATGGCTGCCACGCACAAGAGGCCCCCAACGCCAGCTCTCTCAATCCAGGAATATGCCGACGCCAATGGTGTGAGTTACTGGACTGTCCGCCGTCGGATTGCCGACGGGACTATTCGTGCTTACAAGATCGGCAAGCAGGTTCGCATTCCCTACAGCGAGCTTGAACGCCTGCAGGCCGGCTACATCCCATCTGCAAAGGGGTGAGCGGTGAGGCAAGAGAAAAGCCGCTCCGGGTGGGCAACCGAAGCGGCTCGAAATGTCTCTGGCGGGACGTGTCCACCATATCAGCGCACGCCGTCGAATCGGCCGACCGTCGCCGACTGGAAGGCCCTGGTCTATCGGCACAAGGGCATTCACAACACGACCAGAGTGATGCTGCTGTATCTGGCCGACCGCATGGGGACCAACCTCATCGTCTCGGTCCCGAGGTCGAGGATTGCTGCTGACTTGGGTATCGGTGAGCGCCGGGTGACCGAGCGCATGAAGGCCGCGGTCGAGGTCCAACTGCTGGACCCGGTGGCGAAAGGTCGTCCTGGTGTCACCGCTGTCTATGCCGCCATGTTCCCGGACATGGTGCACCCGTCCGCACCATATGTGCGGGACGTGCCGCACACGGATTCCAGCGCTGAAAACCCCGGACATGGTGCACCCGTCCGCACCATAAACGAGCCTCAACATGGTGCTGGTGAGCGCACCATAAAACCCCCTCTACATGGTGCGGACGGGGGGCCCGCCAATAGTAAGCAAGTGGAACCGGAACCGGACAGGTTCCAGTCCCCACGTGGGGACGTGAAACAAGCGCAGCAACGAGAGAGTCTGGCGGTTGCCGACTCTGTCTTTCGTCTTCCGGTTGCTGCTGGGGAACCCGACCCCGTGGAAACGGGAGTGGTCATGCCGACCATGCCGAGGCCCCTGGTCGAAAAAAACAAGAGTGAAGAAAATCGAGTCACCACGCGTCAGCGGGGTGGTGAAACAGTCACCACGCGTCAGCGGGGTGGTGAAACCGTGCTGGACGAGATTCAACGGTGCGCTGCTGACGGTTGGGTGAGCGAGGACCTGGCCGACCTGCTGAACGAGCTCGAACCCGGTATGGGCGATTGGGCCATCAACTACTGGTCGCTGCCCAGAGGCGCAGCAACGAACCGCTACTCGGCTGGTCGCCAGCTCATCATGCTGACCAACACCTGGCGGAAGGAAGGCGCATGAAGTCGCCGTGTCTGGTGTGTGGTGAGCCGGCGGAAGGTGGTCGGTGTGCGGAGCATCAGCGTTCGCGTCGGTCGGAGTCCAGAGGCGTCGGCTATGACCATGCGTGGGACAAGCTCAGCCGCCGTGCGCGCAAGCTGCAGGACTGGTGCTCGGACTGCGGGACGCGTGAAGACCTCACCGCTGACCACAGCGCGGAAGCGTGGAAGCGCAAGGCCGAAGGCAAGCCGATTCGCCTGCAGGACATCGAGGTCGTCTGCCGGCCCTGTAATTCGAAACGAGGTTCGGTTCGGACCCGGGGAGGGAACCCCCCGGGGGTACCTTCCGGAGCGCGGGGGAAGGCGCAAACAGCGTTACACATGAGAATCATTACCATTAAGGGGGAGGTTTGAATGCGCGCTGGTCCGAAAGCTGCGGTTGACCCGTCACCGCTGCCGTTCCGGCCGCGGTCTGCGGTGGAGTCCGAGCGGTTCGCTGCGTTCGTGGACAAGTTCATCCGAGTGCCGAAGGGGACCGGAGCGCGGGGCAAGCTGCGCCTGCGGGACTTCCAGCGGCTCATTGCTGCTGACGTGCTGGACACCGACGCTCGAACGGTCGGGCTGATGCTGCCGCGGGGTTCGGGGAAGACCAGCCTCATGGCCGCTATTGGTCTGTTCGTGCTGTTCACCGGGGGTGAGGGTGCCAACGTCGTGGTGTTCGCCGTGGATGAGCGACAGGCCGGCCTGGCGTTCGGTGCGGCGCGGCGCATGGTCGAGCTCGACGAGCACTTGTCCGCCCGGTGTCAGGTGTTCAAGGAGAAGCTGTATCTGCCGACCACGGATTCCTCGTTCCAGGTCATGCCTGCCTCACCGGCCGCGGCCGAGGGTCTGGACTATGTGTTGGCCATCGTGGACGAGGCCGGGGTGGTCAACCGCGACCTGTTCGAGGTGGTCCAGCTCGCCCAGGGCAAGCGGGACAAGTCGGTCCTCGTTGCTATTGGCACCCCGGGCCCGAACCTTGATGACCAGGTGTTGCTGTCGCTGCGGGAGTACGCCCGGCTGAACCCTGCGGACACCTCGTTGGTGTGGCGGGAGTTCTCTGCGGCCGGGTTCGAGCACCACCCCGTTGACTGCGAGCACTGCTGGACGCTGTCGAACCCTGCGTTGGGCGACTTCCAGCACCGTGACGCCCTGGTGGCCCTGCTGCCGCCCAAGACACGTGAGGCCACGTTCCGCCGTGCGCGGCTGTGTCAGCTCGCCACCGACACCGAGGGAGGGTTCCTGCCGCCCGGGGTCTGGGATGGGCTCAGCACGGATGAGCCCATACCACTGGGGTCTGACGTGGTGCTGGCCCTCGACGGCAGTTTCAGCGACGACACCACCGCGCTGCTGCTGGCCACAGTGTCCCCGGAACCGCACTTCCAGCCGCTCGCGGTGTGGGAACGCCCACCGGGGGACGACACGTTCCGGGTTCCGGTGGCCGAGGTCGAGGACACGATTCGACAGGCCTGCCGGACCTATTCCGTGCAGGAAGTCATTGCGGACCCATTCCGTTTCACGCGCTCGCTGCAGGCCCTCGAGGCCGAGCGCCTGCCGGTGGTCGAGTTCCCCCATTCCCCGTCCCGACTGACCGCGGCAACCACCGACGTCTACAGCGCCGCAGTCAACGGGAAGCTCACCCACAACGGGGACCCTCGGTTGGCGGCTCATGTGGCCGCGGCTGTGGTGGTCGAGGACGCCCGGGGCATGCGTCTGGCCAAGCGGTCGAGGTCGAGGACCGCCCGAAAAATCGACCTGGCCGCGTGCCTGGTCATGGCCCATTCCCGCGCCACCTGGCGCGCATCGAAAAAGCGGCGCGCTCGCGCTGCCTCGTTCTAGGAGACCTGTTGTCTGACTTCCATGACCTCATCCAGCTGGTCGGCGCGAATGCCGCCCAGCACACCCGATTGGTGGCCGCCTATGAAGGCCGCTCACCGTTGTCCTATCTCAGCCCCGAGGCCCGTGCCGCGCTCGGCAATCGCCTGCAGGCCATCAACGTGAACGTTCCCCGGCTGACCGTGGACGTGCTCGGGGAGCGTCTGCGTGTCATCGGGTTTGACCAGCCCGGCATCTGGGAGGACTGGACGTTCAACCACATGCAGACCATGTCGGCCACCGCCCACACCGAGGCCATGCTGCTCGGTGAGTGCTACGCCGTGGTCTGGGCCCATCCCGATGGCCGGCCGAAAATCAGTATCGAGTCCTGCACCCTGATGGCCGCCGATATCGACCCCGTCAGCCACGCCGTGCGCGGCGCTGTGAAGCGTTGGGAGGACCGCAACGGCACGCACGCTGTCCACTATGGCCCGGAGTCCATTACGCGCTATCACAGCGCCGCTACGGGAGCATATGGCGGGTTCCGTGCGGTCGAGGTCCTGCCGAATCCGCTCGGTGTTCCTCCGGTCGTGCGCCTGGTCAACGGGGACCGGTTGACCTCGGTCGGTATCAGCGAGATGACCGACGTGCTGTCTCTCACCGATTTGTTGGTCAAGTTGACCACCGACCTGGCCACCGCCTCGGAATATGCCGCCCGGCCACGCAGGTGGGCGTCGGGCGTGGAGCTGGTCGAGGACGCCGAGGGCAACGTCATCAATCCGTTCCCCGAGTCGGCGCGCATGATGCTCGCGGAGGACGTCGAGACCAGGTTCGGGAGCCTGCCGGGGTCCGACCTCGGAGGTTATGAGAACGCCATCACCGTGGTCTTGAAGCTGATTAGCGCGGTGTCCGGTCTGCCGGAACGGCTGCTCGGTGTCGGGTCCGACAATCCGACCAGCGCCGACAGCATTCGGGCGTCCGAGGCCAGTCTGACCGCCAAGGCCGAGGCCCGTCAGCGGCAGTTCGGCCGGGCGTGGTCCGAGGTTGCTGCCCTGGTCCACGCGGTCCGCACCGGTGCCGACCCGCTCAGTCTCGATATCCGTCCGGTGTGGGCTGATGCCGCGACCCGGTCCGAGGCGCAGGAAGCGGACGCGGTCGTCAAGTTGTACGCCTCGGGGTTGTTGCCGCAGTCCTACGCGCTGCGCAAGCTCGGATACAGCACCGACGAGATAGCAGAGATTCAGGCCGCTCGCCGTGCCGACGCACTGGCCACCGCAGGCACCGACCTCACCGGGCTGGCGCTATGACCTACTACGACGTCCTGGTCCGCCTCGGTGACAACCTCACCGGGCAACTCGTCGGGCTGTGGGCGTATGTCGAGGCGGGCAAGCTCAAGCCGGACGAGTTCACACAACTGGCCGCGGACCTGGTCGAGGTCGCCAACGCGCAGGGTGCCGCGGCGGCTCAGCTCGCGTTCCGTGGCTGGTCCGAGGCCGCCACCGGCCGGCCCACCCCGCTGACCACCTACACCCCACCCGACGCCCGCCAACGCCTCGAGGACGCCCTCACGACCCTGCAGGCTGGCACCGGGGATATCGCCATGCGACTGGAACGCCTCGGACGTAACGAGCCGGTCCAGGCCGCCACCAACGCATTCCACGAGGTCATGAAAGCCAGCACCGAGGTTGCTGGATGGGTCCGCGGCCTCGAACCCGACGCCTGCCAACTCTGCGTCTGGTGGTCCCGAGGTGGGCGTGTCTGGCCCGCTGACCACCCCATGCCACGGCACACCGGCTGTGCCTGCCACCAAATCCCCGTCACCACCGAAAGGAAATCAGCATGACCGACGCAACGATTCCCGGCATAGGGAATAACCCCGACGACCTCACTTCAAATGAGGGTGTACACAGTCAAAGGTCCCGGGGATCTTTGAAGCTAGGCCCTGTGGACACCCCCGAGGATTCCGTCACCACTGATGACGAATCCGTTATTACCGAATCCGGAAATACCGAGGACGTGTTCCCGCGGTCCTATGTCCAGGAGCTGCGTGACGAGAACGCCCGCTATCGCCAGCGGGCCCAGCGCGCCGACGACCTGGCCCAGGAGGTGTTCTACCTGCGCACCGCGGCGCTCGGAAAGCTGGCCGACCCCTCGGACCTGCCGTTCAGCCCCGGCCTGCTGGACGACCTCCCCGCGCTCGAACAGGCCGTGGACGACCTCGTAGCCACCAAGCCACACCTGGCGGTGCGCCGCCCGTTCGGGGACGTCGGACAGGGCGTCAGCGGCGCTGCGGGGATCGACCTGGCGGGACTGCTGCGGAAGGCGGCCGGTTGATGAGCAACAGGCGGGTAAACGTTAGTGGCACTCAGGATCACCGGGAGGCGGAGCCTCTCACCGAGGACCGGCTGTCCGAGGCGGCGGCGTCCATCGTCTCGCGCATCATCAGCCGCGCACCGACCGCCATGGGGGACGAGCTGCTGCCCATGGCCCAGGCGCTGGACCTCGTGGTCAAGTACGTGGACGGCAAGCCCAAGGTGTTCGTCTACTGACACCCCCGGAGGGTATGGGACAATCGAGGGGCAGGGACTGATTCCCTGCCCCTCGTTGTGGTCCTGGCGACCAGCGAAAACTGCTTTGCGGGATCCCGCAAAATCGCTGACTCTCACCAGGAGACCCCATGTCCGAACCCGTTATCCAGACCACCGCCACCGACCCGACCCTCGTCAAGGACCAGGTCAGCTCGCTGCTCATTCAGCCGCTCGAAGCTGCCTCGGTCGTGCTGTCCAGTGGTGTGCGCATCTTCGACTCCTCCGAACCGCTCAAGCTGCCCCGGCTGGTGTCCGGCACCGAACCCGGCTACGTGGCCGAGGGTGGCCTCATCCCCGACACCCATGACGTCGAGTTCGGTGAAATCAGCCTCATGCCGACCTCCCGCAAGGGCATCAAGTCGATTCTGCGGTTCACCAACGAGCTGGTTCGCGCCGCGCATATCGGCCTCGATTCGGTGCTCAAGCAGAGGCTCATCAAGGACGTATCCGACTTCCTCGACTCCGAGTTGCTGTCCGGTGCCGGCACCGATAACGGCATCACCGGCATCATCAACCAGACCGGTGTCCAGACCGGCGACCTCGACGTGACCGACCCCGACAGCCTCCTCGACGCTCTCGCCCTGGCCACCGCGGCCGAGGTCACCCCGAACCGCTGGTTCCTCTCCGGTGCCGACTTCATCGCCCTGCGCAAGGTCAAGGAGTCCTCGACTTCCTCGAAGTACCTGCTCGAAAGCGACTTGACCCGCGACGCCACCTATCGCCTGTTCGGCATTCCGGTGACCGTCACCAACAAGCTGGCCACCGGCACTGCCGTCCTGGCCGACACCTCGCAGATTGCCGTCGTGCGCGACCTCAACCCGAGCGTGACGGTGCTGTCCGAACGTTGGGCGGAGTACGACGAGGTAGGCCTGCGCGTGGTGTGCCGCTATGACCTCGGACTACTGCACCCCGAGGGCGTCATCGTGCTCAGCGCGGTCTGATGCTCGCCGCTGACCTGCCCACGCTGACCACCTACATGGGCCAGGAAATCGACCCGGCCCACGGTCACGTGGCCCTCGACATGGCGGCGGCGTTCGTACGCAACTACACCCGCGGCAACGGCTACCTGCCCGCAGGCCACCCGAACGAGGAACTGGCGACGGTCACCCTGTCGCTGGCCGCTCGACTGATGACCAACCCCGAGGGCCTGGTCAACAAGACCGTCACCATCGATGACGCCACCGTCACCAAGGCATTCGGACAGGTCGGCGTCACCCTGCTTGAACGCATGACCCTCAACCGCTACCGGGCGCGGGCCATGTAACAAACTTCGGCGTCAACACCAAGCCAAAGGGTGAAGGTGGCGAGCGGTACCGCGAGTTCCCGCGTAGACCCACCTGCGCCGAACACAGGACGACCCCCGGGCCTGGAAACCCGGGGGTCGTTCTACGACTTAGTGGCACTAACTCGAGTTTCTCGCCCTGGGGCGAGGAACTCATGCCCACCCCACGCCCGTAGGCTGTCTACGCCCGGTTGGGGCAGATCTGCCCCAACCGACTTTGCCACCCCGCACCCGTGGGCGGCCTCTCGATGACGGCGAGCAGGGCAAGAATGAGGGCTTTGCCACCCCGCACCCGTGGGCGGTCTGGACTGACAGACTTCCGGATAGTTATCCGGAAGTCTGCCACCCCGCACCCGTGGGCGGCCTCTCCGTTGAGGCAGATCTGCCTCAACGGAAGGCTTTGCCACCCCGCACCCGTGGGCGGCCTGTCGGCATTGCCGATCAAAGGCTCAATTGCGCCTTTGCCACCCCGTGGGCGGTCTTTCAAGCGCGCTCGGGGCGCTCTTGCTCGTGCGTTTGCCACCCCGCACCCGTGGGCGGTCTACTTCCTGGCAAGGGCATTCAGGCAGCAATGAGCCCCGGCCCATCCACGGGCCGGGGTTCTTCGGTGATCTCCGAAAAACATCCCCACCCCACGCCAGTGGGCGGTCTGCCGGCCAAGAACCTCACCTCGTGCTGCTCGGTGCCTGTCTCGTGGGCAAGTTCGGCAATCGTCATCGCGCACCCGCCAGGACCTTGAGGGCCAGCTCGCGGGACTGCGCAGCAAGCGCCTGGTCGCCGTCGGCAACCGCCTTGTGAGCCTGTCGGGTGAGGGCGTCGGCGATGAGGTCGCGCTCGGTCTTGGTGAGTCGTGCTGTGGTCATGGTTTCCTCCGGTGTGAGTTGGTTCGTCTATGGGCCGCACTGCGTGCGGGCATACGTGTGGGTCCCCCCCAAAGGCCGGTCCACCTTGACCACCCAGGCCAGCACCCCTACCTCGCTGGCGACGAGGCCAGCGAGTTCCCAGAGCACTGCGGACCCACGCGGACACCGGCCGATGCCATGGCGTGGGCTCCCCCTGGCGGTTCAGGGGGATCGGGACCAACACCGCGGGCGGTCGTGTTGTTTCGTCGCGTGTCTCAGCGACTGGCGGGTGAGGCCCTGTCTAGCCCCGCCGTGTCAATCAGGCGATTGGGGCCCAGGTGAGGGCGTAGAGTCGAGTCACGGTCGGCAATCTCCTGCCGGTCGAGGCCCCGGAGCACCGGTGTTAGCGCACCGGCCGGGGCCGTTCTATGCGGCTCGTTAGGGCACGGTTGGTGCACACAGAAAAGCCGCTCTGACGTAAGACCTAGTCAGAGCGGCTTTGAAGTGGGGTGAGTAACGGGACTCGAACCCGCGACCACCTGGACCACAACCAGGTGCTCTACCAACTGAGCTATACCCACCATGTGCCCCGAGGGGCGACAAGGAACACTACCGCAGATCCCCGCCAGAACGAAATCCAATAACGCTCCCCGGGCATCGAGACACCAGCTACTGCGTCGAGACGTCTGCTCGAGCAGACGTCTCGACGAGCTCCAAGGTGTCTCGGCGGAGTCAGCCGGCGGCGGGCTCGTCCGCGCCGGGGCGTACGCCGGTCAGGGCGCCACCATGGTCCTGCGCAAGCCGGCGGCAGGTCGCCGTGTCGGGGCCGGGCTGGGGGACGAAGAGGGCATCGCGGTAGTACCGCAGCTCCTCGATCGACTCCTGGATGTCGGCGAGCGCCCGATGGTTGCCGGACTTGGCGGGCGTATTGAAATAGATCCGCGGATACCACCGCCGCGCGAGCTCCTTGATGCTCGACACGTCCACGTTGCGATAGTGCACGTGGGCTTCGAGGGTCGGCATGTCGCGCGCGAGGTACGCCCGGTCGGTGCCGATCGTGTTGCCCGCCAGGGGTGCCTTGCGTGCCTCGGGGACATACTCCTTGATGTACGCCAGCACCTGCTCCTCGGCCTCGGCCATGTCCAGCCCGTCGGCGAGCAGAGGCAGCAACCCGGACTCGGTGTGCATCGTGCGGACGAAGTCACCCATGCGTTCGAGAGCCTCGTCGCTGGGCTTGATGATCACGTCGACGCCCTCGCCGAGCACCTCGAGATCGGGGCCGGTCACGAGAGCAGCCACCTCGATCAGGGCGTCCCCGCCGGCCAGATCCAGGCCGGTCATCTCACAGTCGATCCACACCAACAAGTCATTCACGCGGCCCACTCTAGGACTCCGCCACCTCATCGGCGTCAAACATCCGGACCGCTCCCGGTCGTCGTGGCAGCCACTTGAGGAACCACGCCGCTCCCAGCCAGCACGTCACACCGACCGCGATCGAGGCCAGCCCGAGCGGTGCGATGGCGACGATCGCACTCACCAGCAGGGGACCGCCGGCATGGCCGAGGTCGGTCAGCAGGCGCCAGGCGCCGAGGAATTGGGCCCGCGCATTGGTGGGTGCTGAGTCCGAGCCCAGCGTCATGACGATGCCGGCCGAGAACCCGTTGGCCACGCCCAGCAGCACCGCCACCAGGGCGACTGTGAAGACCCCCTTCGTGAGGGGGAGGAGCGAGAACCCGATGCCCAGCACCACCAGCGTCGGCACCGCCGAATAGAACCGCCCGAACCGGTCCATGATCCAGCCCGACGGATAGAACATGCTCATATCCGCCAGCGCCGCCAGCGCGAAGATGATGCTGGTCGCCTGGGCCGAGATGCCGATGGCCTCGGCCCACAGCGGCAGCACACTGAGCCGCGCCGCGCGGCCGAGCTGGATCGTCATGGCGCCGGCTCCCAGCGTCAGCAGGGCCCGGCGGCGGATGCGGACCACCGCACCCAGCCGTGGCCCGCGTACGCCCTTCGGTCGCGCGTTCTCCACATCGGGCAGGACCAGTGTCAGCACCCCGGCGAGCAGGCTGAAGATCGCCGCGGTGGCGTACGCCGCCGACAGGTTGAACAGGCCGATCACCAGCGCGCCCGCGAGTGGGCCGATGAACGAGCCGATGCGGTGCGTCCCACCCAGGACCGACAGGGCACGGGCGCGCTGATGGGCGGGCACGACTTCGGTGAGGTACGCCTGCCGCGCGAGTTGGAAAACAGCAGCCGCCATGCCGGCGATGAAAACCCCGACCGCGAGCTGCCAGACCTCGTCGGCCCGCCAACAGAGTGCAAGAGCGAGGGTTTCGACGATCGCAGCACCGATGAGGGCTCGCTTCTCTCCGATCCGAGCCGCCAGCATGCCCGCAGGCAGGTCTCCGATCAGCTGGCCCAGGCCCATCAGGCCCACCAGGAAAGCAGCGATCTCCAGGCTGGCGCCCATCTCGCGGGCGGACAGCGCCACCAGGGGCATGATCGCGCCGTGACCGGTGGAGACCAGGAGCGTCGGGCCATAGGCAGCAAGGGCGATCCGACGCCAGTCCAGAGATGCGGTCACCCTGGCACGTTAGTCGCCACTCGAACGATCGACCCGATTTCGTGTCACCCAG
Coding sequences:
- a CDS encoding EamA family transporter, whose product is MTTTTAPDVRTFPVATTAVTAMVPMVWGTTYLVTTTFLPPGYPLFAALLRTLPSGIIAIGLTRVLPRGRWWWRAFVLGVLNLGAFQPLLFVTAERLPGGVAATLGAIQPLVVAGLAVAVLGETPSWRRIGWGCAGVVGVGLVVLGPTAALDPIGILAGLLGSASVALGIVLTKRWGRPKGVGPLTYAGWQLVAGGVVILPLTLALEGVPPHIDRPAIRAYLWLSLVGGLLAYALWFRGIHRLPVTALALLVLISPLTAAILGAMFAHERFTVAQTIGFALALIALVAGQLPDRNKKARPGEPGRASDWGE
- a CDS encoding phage portal protein, with the protein product MSDFHDLIQLVGANAAQHTRLVAAYEGRSPLSYLSPEARAALGNRLQAINVNVPRLTVDVLGERLRVIGFDQPGIWEDWTFNHMQTMSATAHTEAMLLGECYAVVWAHPDGRPKISIESCTLMAADIDPVSHAVRGAVKRWEDRNGTHAVHYGPESITRYHSAATGAYGGFRAVEVLPNPLGVPPVVRLVNGDRLTSVGISEMTDVLSLTDLLVKLTTDLATASEYAARPRRWASGVELVEDAEGNVINPFPESARMMLAEDVETRFGSLPGSDLGGYENAITVVLKLISAVSGLPERLLGVGSDNPTSADSIRASEASLTAKAEARQRQFGRAWSEVAALVHAVRTGADPLSLDIRPVWADAATRSEAQEADAVVKLYASGLLPQSYALRKLGYSTDEIAEIQAARRADALATAGTDLTGLAL
- the orn gene encoding oligoribonuclease, with protein sequence MLVWIDCEMTGLDLAGGDALIEVAALVTGPDLEVLGEGVDVIIKPSDEALERMGDFVRTMHTESGLLPLLADGLDMAEAEEQVLAYIKEYVPEARKAPLAGNTIGTDRAYLARDMPTLEAHVHYRNVDVSSIKELARRWYPRIYFNTPAKSGNHRALADIQESIEELRYYRDALFVPQPGPDTATCRRLAQDHGGALTGVRPGADEPAAG
- a CDS encoding excisionase family DNA-binding protein; amino-acid sequence: MAATHKRPPTPALSIQEYADANGVSYWTVRRRIADGTIRAYKIGKQVRIPYSELERLQAGYIPSAKG
- a CDS encoding terminase TerL endonuclease subunit — translated: MDKFIRVPKGTGARGKLRLRDFQRLIAADVLDTDARTVGLMLPRGSGKTSLMAAIGLFVLFTGGEGANVVVFAVDERQAGLAFGAARRMVELDEHLSARCQVFKEKLYLPTTDSSFQVMPASPAAAEGLDYVLAIVDEAGVVNRDLFEVVQLAQGKRDKSVLVAIGTPGPNLDDQVLLSLREYARLNPADTSLVWREFSAAGFEHHPVDCEHCWTLSNPALGDFQHRDALVALLPPKTREATFRRARLCQLATDTEGGFLPPGVWDGLSTDEPIPLGSDVVLALDGSFSDDTTALLLATVSPEPHFQPLAVWERPPGDDTFRVPVAEVEDTIRQACRTYSVQEVIADPFRFTRSLQALEAERLPVVEFPHSPSRLTAATTDVYSAAVNGKLTHNGDPRLAAHVAAAVVVEDARGMRLAKRSRSRTARKIDLAACLVMAHSRATWRASKKRRARAASF
- a CDS encoding site-specific integrase produces the protein MGHARRRRSWGKLRKLPSKRWQASYVGPDLARHLAPDTFDDEDAARGWLARERSLIENEQWTPPAERAKFKRTSGYTFEEYANEWLPKRRTRTGEKLKPRTLSDYRRYLDDDLLPEFGALPLRQVTVAAVQEWFDGMDPETPTRRAHAYQLLRAICTTAHEEGLMTSNPCTISGGGRTNRAKRIRPATPAEFLAIANNMPERLRMAVLLGGWCALRYGEIAELRRKDVDTKNGVVRIARGVTWPMTRDEATGKLTGSAVVSTPKSEAGDREVHVPPHLVAELAEHVKKHADPGRNGLLFPNSTGGHIHPRTFGWRFHQARKEAGRPDLRFHDLRHSSAVLAAMSGATIKELMSRLGHSTPAAAMRYQHAAEGRDRAIAAAMSKFAQNE
- a CDS encoding phage major capsid protein, with protein sequence MSEPVIQTTATDPTLVKDQVSSLLIQPLEAASVVLSSGVRIFDSSEPLKLPRLVSGTEPGYVAEGGLIPDTHDVEFGEISLMPTSRKGIKSILRFTNELVRAAHIGLDSVLKQRLIKDVSDFLDSELLSGAGTDNGITGIINQTGVQTGDLDVTDPDSLLDALALATAAEVTPNRWFLSGADFIALRKVKESSTSSKYLLESDLTRDATYRLFGIPVTVTNKLATGTAVLADTSQIAVVRDLNPSVTVLSERWAEYDEVGLRVVCRYDLGLLHPEGVIVLSAV